TTTCAGGTTCTGTTTtaagaaaagtaaatgtttttAAGATACCATAAATCAATCTCAAATTATTATACAGTTGTAGAACAGGCTgtttaaattacaaaaaaaaaaaaaaaaaaatcaagatacGACTTTAAAACTTGCCACCAAAAATTGCTGATTTGGCTTCATAATCAACAGCTGCACAAAGCAAAGGAAGAGTCTGAGAATCACAAAGCAACAGGTCACTTGTCAAACTGGATCCCTTCGTGTTAAGAGTGTGATCTACTCAGACTGCATGTCCCTGTACCTTGTCTTTCCTGGTGTTGCATCAGAGGGTTATGGCATTTGAGGTCTGACCACAGAGCAGAAGTACAGAACGCCGCTGGCAATCCCATCTGTGCTACTGGGTACCCTCCTGATGGGGAGTTCAGGCTGCCCAGGCAAGAGAGCTTTCTTCGGGTGGTGTGTGCGCAGCACAGGTCTAATAATGAGGTTCACAGTCTTCCACCAAGCTGTCGGTGATGTAGTTGGATTCAAGGACACTTTCATAGTAGCTTTTTTCTGCAAACGTGTTCACTGTCCAGGCAACCACCTGAATCCCTTTTGAAGACCAGTGCCTCACGTAGTCTCTGCAAGGAACAAGGACACCGTAAGAGGAAGGCTGGCACTACCATATCTAAGGCAGACACTGCTGAGGCTACAGCTGAGTTTTAGTCTCACACCAGTTACCACATCAAGAATGACAGCACATCCTTTTGCAACGTcatctttttgtgttttatcaCTGTAAACAACAAAAGCAACCATTTTCTCCCCCTTTAAACATAAAGCATaagataaaaatacagattaaagTGATAGAAgcttaaaattataaaatagcTTGGAGTAAAGGAATTATTCAATAAACCTTACACAACACTGAACGGAACACATTGATTAGCACGTACTATGTTAACTCCATCCTTCTGTACTAACAGAACGGTAATACCTCCCAGTATGTTAGGAAGCTTAACACTTACTGAGAAACAAAATTTTTCTGTATGAGGAGAGCTGAAACCCCACACAATCGCCATAAGAAACTGTGTAAGCTCCAATCTAGAATGACATCCAGCATCATATACAAGTGATGTTTCCAGGAGGAACTGAAACGGGGTGTCCCATCTCCAAAATGGCTCAGTTGCCAAGGCCTGTGTGTTAGTGCTGTTACAACATTTCTGTCAGCTTGTCTCATCTGGAAGATGAAGGAGAAAGGACTCTAATTCATACAAACCCCAAGCTTCATTAAATATGAACTGTGAGAGGTTAGGTACAAAGTGCTAGCTTGCATTTGcagctctccccttcccctcctgaTCCTTTTGTCActctttcagaaagctgcttaTGGTATTTcactgggtgtttttttttttctttaaaacatactTGAATAGACAACAGCTTTAATGTTAAAAAACTGTGCAAGAGGCAATGGAATAAAACACACAATAAATGGACAGGGCAATGAGAATTAAGAAGCAGTTTAAAGAATAGTCTACACTTCCATCAAAACATGAGGTCTATCTAACAGGTCTCTTGTGTACAGATATCTGGCCACATGCCAACTGTAAAAGCAACACACTTTTTTCTATACAGCTTTCAGGACGGACAGAACTGCTGTAGGTTCCTATGTGCATCTAATGAGCACAGAGTGATCCGGTACCATTATACAttatagaatcagctaggttggaaaagaccttcaagatcatccagtccaaggATTatgccagcactgccaaggccaccactaaaccgtatCACTGAGGGCTTCATCTACAccgtttgtgaacacttccagggatggtgaccccaccactgccctgggcagcctgttccaatgcctgagcaccctctctgtgaagaaattgttcctaatctccaatctaaacctcccctggcacaacctgaggccatttcctcttgtcccgtcacttgttacttgagagGGGaaaccagccacctcctcactCCACCCTCtgttcaggcagttgtagagagtgacaaggtcccccctgagccacCTCTTTTCCAGACTAAACATATACtttattcattttcaaaagTCTTGGCAATTTTAACAACCCAAAAGGAATCCTGAACCGCAGTTGTGTATCTAACAAATTCCCAGGTAAAACGAAATAACCCCAAAGTAAACGTTGAGGAAACATCACCTTATACACAACATCTGGCATGAAAGAACAGACTATGCTGCTGTTGTACAAAGATGGAAACTCCAGGTAGACTTGTTTCAGGGCATCAACTGCCTGCCAATTGGAGAGACACTCAGGTGTTATATCTGTACATACACCCATATACACACTGAAAAATCCTGTTGGAATAATCCACTTGAAAAATACTTGTGTAGCAACATCGAAAtggaaagcagggagaaaaggggagaaaaaaatggggTACTGTTTATAGCTTTAACACACAAATGACATTTTAGTTTTTTGCAACACAAGCATGATTCTGTCTACAGTAGTGAGTAGCATTCTTGATGTTCACAATACCCTTAAATATATGGTGGATAAAATGAAGCACACCTAGAGTTTATTtcaaggggatttttttttctccatattttGCTATGCTAGAGAAAATATTCAAATTTGCATAGACTTTTAATGATTGATCATCTGTATCTGCCTTCAGTAACACAAATTATACACAAGAGCGGGATCCCTAGTTGGAAGCTGGAGACAAGGTACTAACTCCcctcagcacaggctgggaatCCACTTTGCTTTGTTTCGTGGTGGTGGTGTGAGCTGAACTCAACACTCACACAAGTCTCATGCCAATTTAAGTTCCAGCTTCCCTGGACAGTGGAATGGGACGAGGGAACATGTCTTTGCTTTGACAGCCCAGCTTTGGATGACACAAAGAGCACACCCACTCTCGTTCATTAGAGAAGGGACTGTCCCACACATCAGTTTGAGACCAACagaaaagcaggttagaaacccagagaaaaggtgaaaaaaggtGTCTTAGTACAGCAAGTAGTACCTGATTTGCATGGCCTTTGACATCGAAGTAGATTATAAGATTGTGCTGCATAGACTCCACGACAGCTTCTCTCAGAGTTGGTACCTTTTCACCTTGGAATTTGCTCCTGCAGAGACAAAGAACTCACTGGAATGCAGTCAAGatacacatgtgcacacacacaggcacacaacTACACAGAGCTGTTTCCTAGGGCCTTCTGACTTCaccctgctgtgcctgtgtccCTAGCCCTGAGCCAGAATCACAGATCCTGGCAGAATAAGCCAGACAAAATGAGGATATAGGAGAAGCAGCTTCACATATCCATAAATTATTCCTGGTAAGGTGACAATACACAGCAGCTGGTTAGTGGTAACTGCCTATGCGGAAGTTCTGGCTGTGTGGTTCAGGTGACCGCCTTCCCAGTAACGGATGGGGAAGATGCTACTTGAACTACAGACTCACAGCTGGTACATTTACAAGAGCCTGTAAATCCCTAATGCAGTGTCTCAGGAGTACACACTAAAAGCTCTTCCTCTAAAAAGGCTTCACTTATGATACTGTATCAGTTGCACTGTTATCAAAATGTTAGtaacatataaaaatactttctccTGCACacactggaaaggaccttatcaCAGCTCCTACATGAGGCTACCCAGGAAATCTGTCTGGCTCCTCTTCAACATCCTGATGTTTATAATCCCTAAGACACAATCACTCAAGAAAAAAAcgtgaataaaattaattttagaagtAATTACTCAAGCCAATTTTGACGTATCTTGAAACTCCCAGTATCACTGGTGTCCTGCAGTCAGTTTAGGGGAAGCTTATGTATAGATTAACCTGTTTCACATTAGATACCTGTGGATTTTATCCTTGAAAGCCAATTATCTTGACTCCGCTCCACTGTTCTGATTGCCAGGATATGTAAGGAGATACAGCCTCATACACTTCTAAATTCAAATCAGAAGGAGCATACGGGAGTCATTTTCAAATTGACAGAAGTCTTCACCAGTGACAGATCAAATCAATAATTTTCTTTACCaagaatatcttttttttcactgttgaaACAGTAGTTTCAGAACAGCAACAGTTCAGTTACCGTAGCCTGTGCTTTGCAGATGGATTAAGCCTCCTAATTTCCTCAAAAGTCAAGTCACGCAATCTTCCAGAGCCATCAGTTGTTCTTTCCACTGTTTCATCATGCATTAGGATGGGAACCCCATCTGCAGTAAATTCAAGATCCAGCTCAACACCTGTTGCTCCATTCTCAGCtgccttaaagaaaaaagaagaaacaaaatcacaTACACAACAGGAGACAGCTTTACAGATACTGAATATAGGCACAGATGTAATTCGTTCGTAttctggcaaaaaaaccccaactaatAATGTTCTATTCAGTAAGCTTGATCTGTGGAACAAAGTAGGTTTTATCCAAGTTATTGTGAGAAGCATTCGTAGATCAACTGAAAGCAGGTAACTTATTTTACCGCTAAAACCACAGTGCTAATGTCTCAGTCTTGGGATCGGGACTGTTTCaagataaaaatgcaaataatctTGCATTCTCCTTCCGGTCTAATAACCCCTGAGTCCTTCAGTTATGTTAATTTCGATGAGAGAAGGGAAGCAAATGCCTACACTTTAGATAATTTATGGATTAACACTTAGAAGCCAGAG
The Lathamus discolor isolate bLatDis1 chromosome 6, bLatDis1.hap1, whole genome shotgun sequence DNA segment above includes these coding regions:
- the GDE1 gene encoding glycerophosphodiester phosphodiesterase 1 — translated: MLCRGEGLLGPVTALLAVALALSRSPALAGLLTAGLYLALHLFSLEPAAPQSAQRVLRPRGPAARIAHRGGAHDAPENTLAAIRQAAENGATGVELDLEFTADGVPILMHDETVERTTDGSGRLRDLTFEEIRRLNPSAKHRLRSKFQGEKVPTLREAVVESMQHNLIIYFDVKGHANQAVDALKQVYLEFPSLYNSSIVCSFMPDVVYKMRQADRNVVTALTHRPWQLSHFGDGTPRFSSSWKHHLYMMLDVILDWSLHSFLWRLCGVSALLIQKNFVSQDYVRHWSSKGIQVVAWTVNTFAEKSYYESVLESNYITDSLVEDCEPHY